Proteins encoded together in one Streptomyces umbrinus window:
- a CDS encoding alpha/beta hydrolase, with product MTTYPLDPELAAVVPMLPRADTSDLEGARAEMLVGINAALEEVDATGVDVFDVVAPGPEGAPDVLLRGYRPQGVEGPLPVIYDIHGGGFMLGSVEFDHGVNVALARELGAAVFSVEYRLAPENPYPAGLEDAYAGLVHLTKNAAEFGMDPARIALFGISAGGGIAAGLALLARDRGGPAIVFQYLGIPELDDRLDTPSMRDFTDTPLWNRPNAIISWDAYLGSGVPGGPDVPVYAAPARATTEQLAGLPPAYISVMEFDPLRDEGIDYARALLAAGVSVELHLFPGTFHGSAMVAHAEVSQRDAAEAVAVLRRALR from the coding sequence ATGACGACCTACCCCCTGGACCCGGAGCTTGCCGCAGTCGTGCCCATGCTGCCCCGGGCCGACACCTCGGACCTCGAAGGCGCCCGGGCCGAGATGCTCGTCGGAATCAATGCGGCCCTGGAGGAAGTGGACGCCACGGGCGTGGACGTCTTCGACGTGGTCGCGCCCGGGCCGGAGGGCGCCCCAGACGTCCTCCTGCGCGGCTACCGCCCGCAAGGAGTCGAGGGCCCGCTCCCGGTGATCTACGACATCCACGGCGGCGGATTCATGCTGGGCAGCGTCGAATTCGACCACGGCGTCAACGTGGCGCTCGCGCGGGAACTGGGCGCCGCCGTCTTCTCCGTGGAGTACCGGCTCGCCCCCGAGAACCCGTACCCGGCCGGCCTCGAAGACGCGTACGCCGGACTCGTCCACCTCACCAAGAACGCCGCCGAGTTCGGCATGGACCCCGCCAGGATCGCTCTCTTCGGCATCAGCGCCGGCGGCGGCATCGCGGCCGGTCTGGCGCTGCTCGCCCGTGACCGGGGCGGCCCCGCGATCGTCTTCCAGTACCTCGGCATCCCCGAACTCGACGACCGCCTCGACACGCCCAGCATGCGGGACTTCACCGACACGCCCCTGTGGAACCGGCCCAACGCGATCATCAGCTGGGACGCCTACCTCGGCAGCGGGGTGCCGGGCGGCCCCGATGTCCCGGTCTACGCGGCTCCCGCTCGGGCCACCACCGAGCAGCTCGCCGGGTTGCCGCCCGCCTACATCTCGGTGATGGAGTTCGATCCGCTGCGCGACGAGGGCATCGACTATGCCCGTGCGTTGCTCGCGGCCGGGGTGAGTGTGGAGTTGCATCTGTTCCCGGGGACGTTCCATGGCTCGGCGATGGTCGCCCATGCGGAGGTCTCCCAGAGGGATGCGGCGGAGGCGGTTGCTGTGCTTCGGAGGGCGTTGCGGTAG